In one window of Anthonomus grandis grandis chromosome 11, icAntGran1.3, whole genome shotgun sequence DNA:
- the LOC126741872 gene encoding uncharacterized protein LOC126741872 isoform X3, with translation MGATLTKTSSRITPKRESAQRDADRERRLRLDSESRAKQALQEAARCRSRLKLLTQEFARMEETVRAMLIYKKQAEQLRQEKAALTLAFENRCQQYQSTITRLNLEITTLRQQLEEAGRDNNPEGLLQAHAAALKRHADESRKQYERCLDDVANQVVKALLAQKGLREEVTCLNGRIHELESQNSALTSMLVHQLREENPATPADLDSFSRQLALECHEKGPEESSPSLLLTTSLTTKHCNSFNSEILEESPSNDHCDKLVVSSDDKRLSVDTFDALDTRFSLEDKKRHQVLTKLWTELKGTEVTPKKLLEALSAVDSALWVPPKRPVSLNLHLPILQTTRIRRTRPVLAQSSSKSEEETTGNESPESGNRDEGYSTMSSDVQADVTRASNDATLPHRSLEDLKEASDETDLSADTRLLVTDNKDPDILYIPLNLLNLKQRNSFPPGKDILPFQHIMRSFSDSHLCIKITTAPTPCYSFTSPISSSPSIFVLDITEKKVNPLRRTRGTNTLWGNSNADLTTGDDKTSQISWGSATEERLECTTWDAEYIQQWLRLDETRSTLQQHRDMLELEYDRTELEDWSLSLSNDDLREQWKKFDAVTPGQISISTLPSIAENNALELEEDSNECLWNNSSYMMDKEGRELVTLLMDTPSGEKQWPYAVSSAVHQQISPDNSWSSGGSDCCHSHEPETCSKRSSAASDDTGELPQIGTDFTRDFYRLVKFESTKSLASTSSRSIGGALSDNGDRDATLQNVLTFIAEQQKYVQCSKDRPRSVNDVTKEFNIEGPAHQYCEEVKTTSGTQTEGKSNDNENYVTLKQLCEEFEQKKEKHREKHEPSDPSEKKISYAEEICVATALDVESENCSNITEHPVDICSSINVELNSLDYQSGVLEVSEEKKYSKETLLNDGSSELIESTDTNVSECSEANNESLTSSVSTPDTVASRIPRRRTPSRIPVSPARIIVNNNNNNNKENVQETKLPKSKIPYKSNKPKPKKLIQITQMNPSPQHVITSEKLPQSTSGVLSNIIEGPPHRAVSFHERATSKDVIDELNRMIKIGDDNVPGTEPSKEKLGTNKLDQACRPTGWIHVEKDIDLTDPKARANLLDVMMASVSSDSSPTSSCGGSVASDSTEDPPDYGHLHRIHKYHRQKKAKAARSSSEMAPVAVVRAAVPTPRPSIIGRGVDFYVRFGDKEREAVASFDFLDELSSASSSLSNSIEANLEEVIEEEEEENDQEQKKKEHVGLVSPKRSSRAVRVSQV, from the exons aacCGTTGCCAACAGTACCAAAGTACCATAACACGTCTAAACTTGGAAATCACCACTCTACGTCAGCAGCTAGAGGAAGCGGGAAGAGACAATAATCCAGAGGGACTCCTACAGGCGCACGCTGCCGCTCTCAAAAGACACGCGGACGAATCCAGGAAACAATACGAGCGGTGCCTGGATGACGTCGCCAATCAGGTGGTCAAGGCTTTGCTTGCCCAAAAG ggtttaagggAAGAAGTGACCTGCCTCAACGGAAGGATCCACGAGTTAGAATCTCAAAACAGTGCCCTCACGTCCATGTTGGTCCATCAGTTGAGAGAAGAGAATCCTGCCACGCCGGCCGATCTCGATTCGTTTTCCAGGCAGCTGGCTTTAGAATGTCACGAGAAAG GTCCAGAAGAATCATCCCCTTCCTTACTACTAACCACTAGTCTAACGACGAAACACTGCAACTCCTTTAACTCCGAAATCCTAGAAGAGAGTCCCAGTAATGACCACTGTGATAAACTAGTTGTGTCCAGTGATGACAAGAGGTTGTCAGTGGATACTTTTGACGCTTTAG ATACTAGATTTTCCTTAGAAGATAAGAAAAGGCACCAAGTTCTAACCAAATTGTGGACGGAACTTAAAGGTACCGAAGTGACCCCCAAGAAGTTACTCGAGGCTTTGAGCGCGGTGGATTCGGCCCTTTGGGTACCTCCGAAACGTCCAGTTTCCCTTAATTTGCATCTGCCTATTTTGCAAACCACTAGGATTAGAAGAACCCGGCCAGTATTAG CTCAATCAAGTTCAAAAAGCGAAGAGGAAACGACAGGAAACGAGTCACCGGAGAGCGGCAATCGCGACGAGGGCTACTCAACGATGTCTTCCGACGTCCAGGCTGACGTCACGAGGGCCTCCAACGATGCCACGTTGCCCCATCGCAGTCTGGAGGACCTCAAAGAGGCGAGTGACGAGACCGACCTGTCTGCCGACACTCGCCTGCTAGTCACCGACAATAAGGATCCGGACATACTTTACATTCCACTGAACcttttgaatttgaaacaaAG GAACAGTTTTCCTCCTGGCAAAGACATTTTGCCGTTTCAACATATCATGAGAAGCTTCTCAGATTCCCATTTGTGTATCAAGATAACTACGGCGCCGACTCCTTGCTACTCGTTCACCTCGCCCATATCGAGCAGTCCATCCATTTTCGTCCTGGATATCACCGAGAAGAAAGTGAATCCTTTGAGGAGAACCAGGGGCACCAACACGTTATGGG GCAATTCGAATGCCGACTTGACAACAGGTGACGATAAAACGTCCCAGATATCTTGGGGGAGTGCGACAGAGGAGCGGCTGGAGTGCACCACGTGGGACGCGGAGTATATCCAGCAATGGCTGCGTCTGGATGAAACGAGATCGACGTTACAACAGCACCGGGACATGCTGGAGCTGGAGTATGATCGGACCGAGTTGGAGGATTGGAGTCTCAGTTTGTCCAATGACGATTTGAGGGAGCAGTGGAAGAAGTTCGATGCTGTTACGCCTG GTCAAATCTCAATTTCAACTCTGCCAAGTATCGCGGAAAACAACGCGCTCGAACTCGAAGAGGACTCGAACGAGTGCCTCTGGAACAACTCCAGTTACATGATGGACAAGGAGGGAAGGGAACTGGTGACGCTCCTGATGGACACTCCCAGCGGCGAGAAACAGTGGCCGTACGCCGTCTCCAGTGCGGTGCACCAGCAAATTTCCCCGGATAACAGTTGGTCGAGTGGAGGATCGGATTGTTGCCACTCGCACGAGCCAGAGACTTGCTCCAAGAGGTCCTCGGCAGCTAGTGATGACACTGGAGAGTTGCCTCAGATCGGTACAGATTTCACCAGAGACTTTTACAG ATTAGTGAAGTTCGAGAGCACCAAGAGTCTGGCTTCGACCTCGTCGAGGAGTATCGGGGGTGCCCTGAGCGATAACGGTGATAGAGACGCCACGCTGCAGAACGTTTTGACTTTTATCGCGGAACAACAGAAGTACGTGCAATGTAGTAAGGATAGGCCTCGGTCGGTTAATGATGTTACCaaagaatttaatattgaaG gTCCTGCCCATCAGTATTGCGAAGAAGTAAAAACAACTTCCGGCACCCAAACCGAAGGGAAATCCAACGACAACGAAAACTACGTGACCCTCAAACAGCTGTGCGAAGAATTCgagcaaaaaaaggaaaaacatcGGGAAAAACACGAGCCATCCGACCCGAGTGAGAAGAAAATCTCTTATGCCGAAGAAATCTGTGTGGCGACCGCCTTGGACGTCGAATCCGAAAACTGTTCGAACATCACCGAACATCCGGTGGACATTTGCAGTAGCATCAACGTAGAACTGAACTCACTGGACTACCAAAGTGGCGTCCTGGAAGTCAGCGAGGAAAAGAAGTACAGTAAAGAGACCCTCTTGAATGACGGTAGTAGTGAGTTGATCGAATCGACTGACACTAACGTAAGTGAGTGTTCGGAGGCGAATAACGAGTCGTTAACGTCCAGTGTGAGTACTCCGGATACGGTGGCGTCCAGAATACCCCGCAGGAGAACTCCCTCCAGGATTCCCGTTAGTCCTGCGAggattattgtaaataataataacaacaacaaTAAGGAGAACGTGCAAGAGACCAAGTTACCAAAGAGCAAGATTCCTTATAAGAGCAATAAGCCCAAGCCTAAG AAACTAATCCAAATCACCCAAATGAACCCTTCACCCCAACACGTGATCACCTCGGAAAAACTACCGCAGAGCACCTCCGGCGTCCTGAGTAACATCATCGAGGGTCCGCCCCATAGGGCGGTCAGTTTCCACGAAAGGGCGACCTCCAAGGACGTCATCGACGAACTAAACCGCATGATCAAAATAGGCGACGACAATGTCCCTGGAACGGAACCCAGTAAGGAGAAACTGGGCACAAACAAGTTGGATCAGGCGTGTCGACCTACGGGTTGGATACACGTGGAAAAGGATATCGATTTGACTGATCCTAAG GCCAGGGCGAATCTTCTGGATGTGATGATGGCTTCGGTTTCCAGCGACTCATCCCCCACCTCTTCTTGTGGAGGTAGCGTGGCCAGCGATTCTACCGAAGATCCTCCGGACTATGGACATTTGCACAGGATACACAAGTACCACAGACAGAAAAAGG CCAAAGCGGCCCGCTCCAGTTCGGAGATGGCGCCGGTGGCGGTCGTTAGGGCGGCCGTACCGACGCCCCGACCCAGCATCATCGGACGCGGCGTCGACTTCTACGTGCGATTCGGCGACAAAGAGCGCGAGGCGGTCGCCTCGTTCGATTTCCTCGACGAACTCAGCTCGGCGAGCAGTTCTTTGAGTAATTCCATTGAGGCGAACCTCGAGGAGGTCATCgaggaggaagaagaagagaacGATCAGGAACAGAAGAAAAAGGAACACGTTGGACTGGTTAGTCCCAAGAGGAGTTCTAGAGCGGTTAGGGTTAGTCAggtgtaa
- the LOC126741874 gene encoding facilitated trehalose transporter Tret1-like isoform X1 produces the protein MVTITDLRECWVQVLATFVATFTSLSNGMSYAWSAPMLPYFLSNSSHIPITPEQFDQVEPMFFYGALAGMPLSVFIINCLGRKHCLLLSASLTCSYWLMLLFTYDWNVVYAARFLAGIALNFFIAGPMYIAEIAEPRIRGFLAAIIYIMVQMGFLIVYAIGSYFPYYAVPAIGAVLSATKICMFPFMPESPYYYVYVDKPHEAKASLKKLRSKKTNLKKELEEIRLAVYRQKKEKGRLQDLFLISSNRKALLLTLMLNALQHCIGSGIIIMNIHTILGKSIALYFDVSLSAIFVGVFMLSGVLLASAIIDQIGRKQLLMISSVLTGSVLLIISIYLHLKHVGYNVDALSWIPVICILIYSATFTLGLGTVPMVLTAELFPVKVKTYCIALTELFYMGPGIIMINLYLVISKSYDLYVPFYFFTASSFIGACLIMLFLPETKGKTLEEIQMILKGQEFNRDFGQRKTLMQT, from the exons ATGGTGACTATAACAGATTTGAGGGAGTGTTGGGTGCAAGTTTTGGCTACGTTTGTAG caaCATTTACATCCTTATCAAATGGAATGTCTTACGCGTGGTCAGCACCGATGCTCCCGTACTTCCTAAGCAATTCCAGTCATATTCCAATAACGCCGGAGCAATTTGACCAAGTAGAGCCGATGTTCTTCTATGGAGCATTAGCTGGAATGCCCTTATCGGTGTTCATAATAAACTGTTTAGGGCGTAAACATTGCTTACTGTTATCAGCAAGTTTAACTTGCTCTTACTGGCTAATGTTGCTGTTTACTTACGATTGGAATGTCGTGTACGCCGCGAGATTTTTAGCTGGGATAgctctcaatttttttatcgcCGGACCGATGTATATTGCCGAAATTGCCGAACCGAGGATCCGTGGGTTTTTGGCagctattatttatattatggtGCAGATGGGGTTCCTTATTGTTTATGCTATTGGCTCTTATTTTCCTTATTATGCGGTGCCTGCCATCGGAGCGGTTTTGTCTGCCACTAAG ATTTGCATGTTTCCTTTTATGCCTGAATCTCCGTACTATTACGTCTATGTGGACAAACCACATGAGGCCAAGGCATCTTTAAAGAAACTTAGATCCAAGAAAACCAATTTGAAAAAAGAACTTGAGGAGATCAGATTGGCAGTTTAcaggcaaaaaaaagaaaagggcCGCCTACAAGATTTATTTCTCATTAGCAGTAACCGTAAGGCTTTGCTGTTAACATTAATGCTTAACGCTCTACAGCATTGCATCGGTTCTGGTATTATTATCATGAACATACATACTATTTTAGGAAAGTCTATTGCATTGTACTTTGATGTGTCTTTATCAGCTATTTTTGTGGGGGTATTCATGCTCTCAGGAGTTCTGCTGGCCTCTGCAATAATTGACCAAATAGGCAGGAAACAGTTGTTAATGATATCAAGCGTACTTACTGGATCAGTTCTCTTAATAATATCCATCTATTTACACTTGAAACATGTTGGGTATAACGTGGATGCTTTAAGCTGGATTCCAGTTATATGCATACTGATTTATTCAGCTACGTTTACGCTAGGACTAGGGACTGTCCCTATGGTCTTAACTGCCGAATTGTTTCCAGTAAAAGTGAAAACGTACTGCATAGCCCTTACTGAACTGTTTTATATGGGACCAGGCATAATTATGATCAATTTGTATCTAGTTATATCGAAAAGCTACGATTTGTATGTACCCTTCTACTTTTTTACTGCTTCTAGTTTTATAGGGGCATGCTTGATTATGCTGTTTCTTCCTGAAACCAAAGGGAAAACTCTGGAAGAGATCCAGATGATTTTAAAAGGTCAGGAGTTCAATAGGGATTTTGGGCAACGTAAAACGCTTATGCAAACttaa
- the LOC126741874 gene encoding facilitated trehalose transporter Tret1-like isoform X2, whose product MSYAWSAPMLPYFLSNSSHIPITPEQFDQVEPMFFYGALAGMPLSVFIINCLGRKHCLLLSASLTCSYWLMLLFTYDWNVVYAARFLAGIALNFFIAGPMYIAEIAEPRIRGFLAAIIYIMVQMGFLIVYAIGSYFPYYAVPAIGAVLSATKICMFPFMPESPYYYVYVDKPHEAKASLKKLRSKKTNLKKELEEIRLAVYRQKKEKGRLQDLFLISSNRKALLLTLMLNALQHCIGSGIIIMNIHTILGKSIALYFDVSLSAIFVGVFMLSGVLLASAIIDQIGRKQLLMISSVLTGSVLLIISIYLHLKHVGYNVDALSWIPVICILIYSATFTLGLGTVPMVLTAELFPVKVKTYCIALTELFYMGPGIIMINLYLVISKSYDLYVPFYFFTASSFIGACLIMLFLPETKGKTLEEIQMILKGQEFNRDFGQRKTLMQT is encoded by the exons ATGTCTTACGCGTGGTCAGCACCGATGCTCCCGTACTTCCTAAGCAATTCCAGTCATATTCCAATAACGCCGGAGCAATTTGACCAAGTAGAGCCGATGTTCTTCTATGGAGCATTAGCTGGAATGCCCTTATCGGTGTTCATAATAAACTGTTTAGGGCGTAAACATTGCTTACTGTTATCAGCAAGTTTAACTTGCTCTTACTGGCTAATGTTGCTGTTTACTTACGATTGGAATGTCGTGTACGCCGCGAGATTTTTAGCTGGGATAgctctcaatttttttatcgcCGGACCGATGTATATTGCCGAAATTGCCGAACCGAGGATCCGTGGGTTTTTGGCagctattatttatattatggtGCAGATGGGGTTCCTTATTGTTTATGCTATTGGCTCTTATTTTCCTTATTATGCGGTGCCTGCCATCGGAGCGGTTTTGTCTGCCACTAAG ATTTGCATGTTTCCTTTTATGCCTGAATCTCCGTACTATTACGTCTATGTGGACAAACCACATGAGGCCAAGGCATCTTTAAAGAAACTTAGATCCAAGAAAACCAATTTGAAAAAAGAACTTGAGGAGATCAGATTGGCAGTTTAcaggcaaaaaaaagaaaagggcCGCCTACAAGATTTATTTCTCATTAGCAGTAACCGTAAGGCTTTGCTGTTAACATTAATGCTTAACGCTCTACAGCATTGCATCGGTTCTGGTATTATTATCATGAACATACATACTATTTTAGGAAAGTCTATTGCATTGTACTTTGATGTGTCTTTATCAGCTATTTTTGTGGGGGTATTCATGCTCTCAGGAGTTCTGCTGGCCTCTGCAATAATTGACCAAATAGGCAGGAAACAGTTGTTAATGATATCAAGCGTACTTACTGGATCAGTTCTCTTAATAATATCCATCTATTTACACTTGAAACATGTTGGGTATAACGTGGATGCTTTAAGCTGGATTCCAGTTATATGCATACTGATTTATTCAGCTACGTTTACGCTAGGACTAGGGACTGTCCCTATGGTCTTAACTGCCGAATTGTTTCCAGTAAAAGTGAAAACGTACTGCATAGCCCTTACTGAACTGTTTTATATGGGACCAGGCATAATTATGATCAATTTGTATCTAGTTATATCGAAAAGCTACGATTTGTATGTACCCTTCTACTTTTTTACTGCTTCTAGTTTTATAGGGGCATGCTTGATTATGCTGTTTCTTCCTGAAACCAAAGGGAAAACTCTGGAAGAGATCCAGATGATTTTAAAAGGTCAGGAGTTCAATAGGGATTTTGGGCAACGTAAAACGCTTATGCAAACttaa